From the Streptomyces sp. Sge12 genome, the window GACACCACGGTCGGCGCACTGGTACGGAACACCTCCGCCGGCATCAAGGAGGCCCTGCGCCACCAGCGGTACCGGATCGAGGAGTACACCGGGAGCGGTCCGCGGCTGTGGGACGCCGCGGTCAACCTCATGTCCTTCGACTACGAGCTGTCCTTCGCCGGCGCGCCCGCGTCGGCGCACAACCTCGCGGTCGGACCCGTGGAGCACGTCTCCCTGAACGTCTACGACCGCGGCGGCGACAGCCCGCTGACCGTGCAGGCCGAGGGCGACGCCGCCGATATCGGCGCGGACGAACTCGAGGCGCTGCGCGTGCGGTTCACCCGCTTCCTGGTCGCGCTCGCCGCGGCCGAGGACGAGACTCCGGTCGGCTCGCTGCCCTTCCTGACCGCCGAGGACACCGAGCGCCTCGCCGGCTTCGCCGAGGGCGGTGGCGACCGCGCTCCCCGCGGCGGGCTGCTGCACACGCTGTTCGAGGAGGCGGCGGCGCGCGCACCCGAGTCGGTCGCCGTGGTCTGCGCCGGCGAGGAGGTCACCTACCGCGAACTCGACGCCTGGGCGCAGGACATCGCGGACCGGCTGCGGCCGGCCGTGGATCCGGGCACTGCGGTCGGCGTGTGCGTGGAGCGCTCCCCCGCGATGGTCGCGGCCCTGCTCGGGGTCCTGAAGGCGGGCGGCTGCTACGTACCGCTGGACCCCGGCCTGCCGCCGGAGCGGATCGCGTACATCGTGCGCGACGCGGGACTGCGCACGGTCGTCGCGGGGGCCGGCGCCCACGACCGGCTGCCGCACGACCTACCGTCCGTGGTCTTCGCGGGAGCGGTGGGCGATCCGGTCCGCGGGGGCCGCGGGGGCGCGGAGGTGCCGTCGGCCTCCGCCGCGTACCTGCTGTACACCTCGGGCAGTACGGGTGAGCCGAAGGGCGTCGTCGTCCCGCACGCGGCGGCCGTCGACTTCGTACGCGGCCACCTCGCGCTGTGCGGGGCGGGCGGCCCCGCCGGCTCCGCAGCGGGAGCAGGAGCGGGCGCCGGAGCCGGAGCCGGGCGTACGGAGCGGTTCCTCGGCTTCGCCTCGCTCTCCTTCGACGTGTCGGTCCTGGACGTCTTCGGCTCCCTGCTGAGCGGTTCCACCCTGGTGCTCGCCACCGACGCCGAGCGGGTCGACGTCGACCGGCTCCAGGCGCTGCTCGCCGAGCACGCGGTGACGGTCGCCGACCTCCCGCCGGCGCTCCTGCCGCTGCTGGACCCGGCCGCCCTTCCCGAGCTGCGGTTCCTGTCCACGGGCGGCGAGGCCCCGTCCGGGGACGCCGTCGACCGCTGGGCGGTGGACGGCCGCGAGGTCTGGAACGCCTACGGTCCGACCGAGGCGGCCGTGTCGGTCACCATGCACCGGGTGGTTCCGCCCTCGCACGGCCGGATCCCGCCGATCGGGCGGCCGATGGCCCACCACCGCGCGTACGTGGTGGACCGGGACCTGCGGCTGCTGCCGCCGGGGGCGACCGGTGAGCTGTGCGTGGCCGGTGCGGGGCTCGCCCAGGGGTACGCGGGGCGCGCGGCCATGACGGCCGACCGTTTCGTGCCCGACCCGTTCTCCGGTGTTCCCGGTGCGCGGATGTACCGGACGGGCGACCTGGTGCGCTGGTCGGTGCGCGGCGAACTGGAGTTCCTCGGGCGGGTGGACCGCCAGGTCAAGATCAACGGCCACCGGATCGAACTGGGCGAGATCGAGGCCGTGCTCGGCCGGCAGCCCTCGGTGGGGCAGGCCGCGGTGATCGTGCACGCGCCGGTCGGCGCCGCCCGGCGGCTGGTCGCCTTCGTGGCGCCGCCGCAGGACGGTGGTCCGGCGCCCGAACCGGAGGAGCTGACTGCGGAGTTGGGCCGGGTCCTGCCCGGCTACATGGTGCCCCGCACCATCGTGGCCGTGGACCGGCTGCCGCTCACCCCGGGCGGCAAGGTGGACCGCGCGCGGCTGCGCGTACCGCAGGCCGCGGCGCGTCCGGAGCGCCCCGAGCGCCCGTACGGAGCCGTGGAGTCGACCCTCGCGGCGCTGTTCTCCGAGGCCCTCGGCGTCACCGCCGCCCCCGACGACAACTTCTTCGAGCTCGGCGGTGACAGCATCACCGCCCTCACCCTGACCAGCCGGGCGCGGGCGCACGGCTTCTCCTTCACGTTGCGCGACGTGTTCGCGCACAAGACGGCGGCCGCCCTCGCCGCGGCCGTCGGCGAGCCGGCCGCCGCTGCGTCCCCGGCCGCCGCTCCGGCCCCCGACGCGTGCGGTCCGCTGCCCGCGACGCCGGTCATGCGATGGCTGCTGGACGGACCGGGCCCCATCGGGCGGTTCAGCCAGTCCATGGTGCTGGCGCTGCCCGGGGGCGCGGACGACGCGACGCTCGTACGGGTCCTGCAGTCGGTCGTGGACCGGCATGCGGCGCTGCGCCTCGGCGTGGCCGCCGGCCCCGGGGGACCGCTGTGCACGATCGGCGAGCCCGGCGTGGTCGACGTGTCCCGGCTCTACCGCACCGTGAGCGTGGCGGGGCTGGACGAGTCCGCCCGCGCCGAAACCATGGCCGAGGCGGCGCGGAAGGCGGCCGGGCAACTGGACCCCGCGGCCTCGGTGATGCTGCGGGCGGTGCGCTTCGACGCCGGTGGGGCCGCGCCGGACCGGCTGCTGCTGTGCGTGCACCACCTGGCCGTGGACGGGGTGTCCTGGCGGATCCTGACGGCCGACCTGGCCGCCGCCTGGGAGGCCGCCGTCGCCGGGCGTCCGCTGCCGGCCGCCGACGGCGAGGTCTCCTTCCGCGCCTGGGCCCGGCACCTCGAACTCCTCGCGCAGGCCCCGGAGGTGCTCGACGAACTCCCCTTCTGGCGCTCGACGCTGGAGACCCCCGGGGCGGAAGCGGACCCGCAGGCGCCGTGGAACCGGGTCCCCGACCCGGTGCGGGACACCGCGGGCACCACCCGCACGCTGACGCTCGACCTGCCCCGCGAGGTCGCCGGCCCGCTGCTGGCCGGGGTGCCCGGTGCGCTGCGCACCGGGCCGACCGAGGTGCTGCTCGCCGGACTGGTCCTGGCGGCCCACCGCCTGCGGTCCCCCAGGACCGCCGCCGGGCCGCTGCTGGTCGACCTGGAGGGCCACGGCCGTGTCGACCGCACCGGCCGCCACGACCTGGCACGCACCGTGGGCTGGTTCACCACCCAGTACCCGGTCCGCCTGGACCTGGACGGCCTCGACCTGGACGCGGCGGCCCGGGGCGGCGAGGCGCTCGCCGAACTGGTCGCCCGGATCCACACGGTGGTCGCCTCCGTACCGGACCACGGCACGGGCTTCGGCCTGCTGAGCCGACTCAATCCGGGGACCGCCGCGGAGCTGTCCGATCTCCCGCGCCCCCGGGTCCTGTTCAACTACCTCGGCCGGTTCTCCGGCGGGGACGAGACGCCCTGGAGCCCCGCCCCCGGGGCGGGCGGGCTGCGGGCCGACGTGGACCCGGCGATGCCCGTCGAGCACGCCCTGCAGATCGACGCCATGGCCGTGGACGGCGCCGACGGTCCCGCCTTCACCGCGGTCGTCACCCATCCGCGGGCCCTGCTGACCGACGCCGAGGCGGACGCCCTGGTGGCGGCCTGGGGCGAGGCGCTGCGCCTGCTGGCCGGCTGGACGGGCGCCGCCCGGCCGCGCCGCCTCACCCCCCGGGACCTGCCGCTGGTCCGGCTGACGCAGCCGGAGACGGACGCCCTGTCCGCACGCCACGCCGGGCTCGTCGACGTGCTGCCGCTCTCGCCGCTCCAGGAGGGGCTCTTCTTCCACTCCGCCTTCGACACGGGCGCGATGGACGCCTACACCGGCCAGCTCGTCCTCACCCTGGAGGGCCCGGTCGACGAGCGCGCCCTGCGGGCAGCGGGGGACCGGCTGCTGCGCCGCCACAGCGCACTGCGCTCCGCCTTCACCGACCAGGGCCTGGACCGCCCGGTGCAGGTCGTCCTCGAATCCGCCGAGGCGCCCTGGGAGACGGTGGACCTCGGCGGGCCCGGCTCCGCGGACCGGCAGCGGGAGTGGGAGCGGCTGCTGGCGGCCGACCGGGCCCGCCGCTTCGACCTGGAGCGGCCCCCGCTGGTGCGCTTCACCCTGGTCCGGTTCGGCGCCGACGAGCACCGGCTGGTCATGACGAACCACCACATCCTGTGGGACGGCTGGTCCTCGGCGGTCCTGCTGCGCGAACTGCTCGCCGGATACGCCGAGTACGCGGAGCACGCCGAACGGGCCGAGTACGCCGCATGCGCCGGGTCCCCCGACCCGGGCGGCACCGGCCCGCTCGCGGAAGGGGTTCCGTACCGCTCGCACCTGGACTGGCTGGCCCGCCAGGACCACCGCGCCGCCGAGGCCGCCTGGAGCGGTGCGCTGGCCGGGCTGGAGGAGCCGACCCTGCTGGGCGCGGCCGACCCCCACCGGATCGACGCCCTGCCCGAGCGGGCCGCGGTGGAGCTGTCGGCGGAGTTGACGGCGCGGCTCACCGCGCGGGCCCGCAGCGCAGGGGTCACCCTCAACAGCGTGGTCCAGGGCCTCTGGGCGGTGCTGCTGGGCCGGGTGACCGGGCGGGACGACGTGGTGTTCGGCGGGACCGTCTCCGGGCGCACCGCGGACGTCACGGGCATCGAGGAGATGGTCGGGCTGCTGATCAACACGCTGCCCGTGCGGTTCCGGATCCGGGAGGACGAGCCGCTGCTGGCCGCGCTCGCCCGGTTCCAGGACGAGCAGGCGGACCTGATGGACCACCAGCACGTCGGACTGGCCGGCATCCAGCGGGCGGCCGGGCTGGGCACCCTCTTCGACACCACGGTCGTCGTCGAGAACTATCCGCTCGACCTGGAGTCGATGCGGGACCTGGCCGGCGGGCCGCGGCTGACCGGGGTGGAGGGCTCGGACGCCACCCACTACACGGTCAACCTCATCGTGCTGCCCGGGGAGCGGCTGCGGCTGCACCTGGACCACCGTACGGACGTCCTCGACGCGCGGACGGCGCGCAGTCTGGGCGAGGCGCTGGAGCGGCTGCTGACGGCCGTCGCCGACGCCCCCTCCACCCCGGTCGGGGAGGTGGACCTGCTCTCCGACGAGCAGCACCGGCTGATCCGGGAGTGGAACGGCACGGCCGTGCCCGTCCCCCGCACCACGCTGGTGGAGCTGTTCGCGCAGCAGGTGGCGCGGACCCCGGACGCCCCGGCGACCGTCTTCCGCGGCGAGCGCCTGACGTACGCCGAACTCGACGCCCGCGCCGAGCGGCTGGCGCGGGAGCTGTGCGCCCGGGGCGCCGGTCCGGAGCGGATCGTCGCGGTCGCCCTGCACCGCTCCACCGAGATGGTGGTCTCGCTGCTGGCCGTGCTGAAGTCGGGGGCGGCCTACCTTCCGGTGGACCCCTCGCTCCCGGCGGACCGGATCGCGTACCTGCTGTCCGACGCCGAGCCCGTCCTGCTGCTCGCCGACGACGCCGTGGCGGACGCGCTGCCGGCTGCCGCGGACCTGCCGCGGCTGGATCCGGGGGCCGTCCACGGCGGGGGCGGCGGTGCGCTGCTGCGGGCGCCGCTGCCCGCGCACCCCGCGTACGTGATCTACACGTCCGGGTCGACGGGACGGCCCAAGGCCGTCGTCGTCGAGCACTCGGCCATCGTCAACCGGCTGCTGTGGATGCAGGACCGGTACCGGCTGGGCGCGGACGACCGGGTGCTCCAGAAGACCCCGTTCGGCTTCGACGTATCGGTGTGGGAGTTCTTCTGGCCGCTGCTGACCGGTGCGGCCCTGGTCGTCGCCGAGCCCGGCGGGCACAGGGACCCCGCCTACCTCACGCGGGTGATCCAGGAGGAGGCGGTCACCACCGTCCACTTCGTGCCGTCCATGCTGGCGGCGTTCGTGGAGGACCCGCAGGCGGGCCGCTGCCGGTCGCTGCGGCGGGTCGTGTGCAGTGGCGAGGCCCTGCCGGAGGAGCTGAAGAACCGCTTCCTCGATGTGCTCGACGTGCCCCTGCACAACCTGTACGGGCCCACCGAGGCGGCCGTGGACGTCACGCACTGGGACTGCCTCCGCGAGGAGACCGGGCCCGTGCCGATCGGCCGGCCGATCTGGAACACCTCGCTGTACGTGCTCGACCCGCGCGGGCGGCCCGTCCCGGTGGGCGTGGCGGGCGAGCTGTTCCTCGCGGGCGCGGGCCTGGCCCGCGGGTACCTGCGCCGTCCGGCGCTGACCGCGGAGCGCTTCCCGCTGGACCCGTTCGGGCCGCCGGGCTCGCGCATGTACCGCACCGGCGACCTGGCCCGGCACCGGGCCGACGGCTCGGTGGAGTACCTCGGCCGCACCGACGACCA encodes:
- a CDS encoding non-ribosomal peptide synthetase, whose protein sequence is MATHDRGPLPLTPPQNGVWFAQQLDPTRLDYTIGEYLEIRGAVDPELLAEAVRTVVAGTETLCVRFAEVDGVVQQIPAGPPPLRMDTVDVSAHPHPDGESERLMRAELARPTDLATGDVCRQLLVRTGPRAYRWMQAYHHLVADGVTGSILARWTAEVYSALVAGEPVPALESTPWERIVAGEEEYARSERCAADREFWRARLEGAPEPVSFTGSAPAPASGTAVRVSGELDPADARTLREAARRHGTRWSALVMAAAAAHLHRAGSTEDVVLGLPVTGRTTQDARRTPGMFSKVLPLRLTVTGDTTVGALVRNTSAGIKEALRHQRYRIEEYTGSGPRLWDAAVNLMSFDYELSFAGAPASAHNLAVGPVEHVSLNVYDRGGDSPLTVQAEGDAADIGADELEALRVRFTRFLVALAAAEDETPVGSLPFLTAEDTERLAGFAEGGGDRAPRGGLLHTLFEEAAARAPESVAVVCAGEEVTYRELDAWAQDIADRLRPAVDPGTAVGVCVERSPAMVAALLGVLKAGGCYVPLDPGLPPERIAYIVRDAGLRTVVAGAGAHDRLPHDLPSVVFAGAVGDPVRGGRGGAEVPSASAAYLLYTSGSTGEPKGVVVPHAAAVDFVRGHLALCGAGGPAGSAAGAGAGAGAGAGRTERFLGFASLSFDVSVLDVFGSLLSGSTLVLATDAERVDVDRLQALLAEHAVTVADLPPALLPLLDPAALPELRFLSTGGEAPSGDAVDRWAVDGREVWNAYGPTEAAVSVTMHRVVPPSHGRIPPIGRPMAHHRAYVVDRDLRLLPPGATGELCVAGAGLAQGYAGRAAMTADRFVPDPFSGVPGARMYRTGDLVRWSVRGELEFLGRVDRQVKINGHRIELGEIEAVLGRQPSVGQAAVIVHAPVGAARRLVAFVAPPQDGGPAPEPEELTAELGRVLPGYMVPRTIVAVDRLPLTPGGKVDRARLRVPQAAARPERPERPYGAVESTLAALFSEALGVTAAPDDNFFELGGDSITALTLTSRARAHGFSFTLRDVFAHKTAAALAAAVGEPAAAASPAAAPAPDACGPLPATPVMRWLLDGPGPIGRFSQSMVLALPGGADDATLVRVLQSVVDRHAALRLGVAAGPGGPLCTIGEPGVVDVSRLYRTVSVAGLDESARAETMAEAARKAAGQLDPAASVMLRAVRFDAGGAAPDRLLLCVHHLAVDGVSWRILTADLAAAWEAAVAGRPLPAADGEVSFRAWARHLELLAQAPEVLDELPFWRSTLETPGAEADPQAPWNRVPDPVRDTAGTTRTLTLDLPREVAGPLLAGVPGALRTGPTEVLLAGLVLAAHRLRSPRTAAGPLLVDLEGHGRVDRTGRHDLARTVGWFTTQYPVRLDLDGLDLDAAARGGEALAELVARIHTVVASVPDHGTGFGLLSRLNPGTAAELSDLPRPRVLFNYLGRFSGGDETPWSPAPGAGGLRADVDPAMPVEHALQIDAMAVDGADGPAFTAVVTHPRALLTDAEADALVAAWGEALRLLAGWTGAARPRRLTPRDLPLVRLTQPETDALSARHAGLVDVLPLSPLQEGLFFHSAFDTGAMDAYTGQLVLTLEGPVDERALRAAGDRLLRRHSALRSAFTDQGLDRPVQVVLESAEAPWETVDLGGPGSADRQREWERLLAADRARRFDLERPPLVRFTLVRFGADEHRLVMTNHHILWDGWSSAVLLRELLAGYAEYAEHAERAEYAACAGSPDPGGTGPLAEGVPYRSHLDWLARQDHRAAEAAWSGALAGLEEPTLLGAADPHRIDALPERAAVELSAELTARLTARARSAGVTLNSVVQGLWAVLLGRVTGRDDVVFGGTVSGRTADVTGIEEMVGLLINTLPVRFRIREDEPLLAALARFQDEQADLMDHQHVGLAGIQRAAGLGTLFDTTVVVENYPLDLESMRDLAGGPRLTGVEGSDATHYTVNLIVLPGERLRLHLDHRTDVLDARTARSLGEALERLLTAVADAPSTPVGEVDLLSDEQHRLIREWNGTAVPVPRTTLVELFAQQVARTPDAPATVFRGERLTYAELDARAERLARELCARGAGPERIVAVALHRSTEMVVSLLAVLKSGAAYLPVDPSLPADRIAYLLSDAEPVLLLADDAVADALPAAADLPRLDPGAVHGGGGGALLRAPLPAHPAYVIYTSGSTGRPKAVVVEHSAIVNRLLWMQDRYRLGADDRVLQKTPFGFDVSVWEFFWPLLTGAALVVAEPGGHRDPAYLTRVIQEEAVTTVHFVPSMLAAFVEDPQAGRCRSLRRVVCSGEALPEELKNRFLDVLDVPLHNLYGPTEAAVDVTHWDCLREETGPVPIGRPIWNTSLYVLDPRGRPVPVGVAGELFLAGAGLARGYLRRPALTAERFPLDPFGPPGSRMYRTGDLARHRADGSVEYLGRTDDQVKIHGFRIELGEIETALGRLPGVGRAAVVVREDVPGERRLVGYFVPEAGTALDAEAMRAELARSLPEYMVPLLVVVDGLPVTANGKLDRRALPAPAAAAAATGYEPPAGETEELVAMVWASVLDAPRIGRHDDFFALGGHSLSATRVAARLRQSLGLDLPLHTLFEQRTVAALATAVETVLLAELEAEAAPFDAHAETAGGTATAPAIDGVPSLVLQGETS